The following are from one region of the Meiothermus sp. Pnk-1 genome:
- a CDS encoding oligosaccharide flippase family protein has translation MSDFGEQTSSLRDLGRQAVRSAAALVVRQVLVQGLNVVGGVLLARLLTPDEFGLYGIVTFFLAFLIAFGGTGLASSLIRQPSEPDELDYRSVYAVQQIFVVILAVALWAASPWIAQLYRLSPDSAWVFRLVAASLLMTSFMVIPQVRLERRLAFDRLALVEITQALVYNTTAVFLAWRGYGPLSFAIALLLRSTAGAILANWISPWKMGWSWDWSRARKHLGFGLFLQGGQVVSLIKDSITPVFVGLYLGAGSVGYINWAQMVANYSVMTLMVFQRLYMPLFARLQHDRVLLTRAVERVLFATNALTAPISILTLVLIEPITRIIFGEKWLAALPIFYLLSLANLVVATSTPLQGLLNALGRSKTTFLFTVIWALLTWFLGLPLIHWFGALGFALANVGVQLSNFGLFVVAQRLVAVKLWRAASLPWVLAILVGMGIYLLELLVNIQNLYALVGVFALGLGVYSGLVVWSRGEELRKIYTFFGKGDNGGRQG, from the coding sequence ATGAGCGACTTTGGTGAACAAACCTCTTCCTTGCGAGACCTGGGTCGCCAAGCAGTTCGGAGTGCTGCTGCTTTGGTGGTTCGTCAGGTGCTGGTGCAGGGATTAAATGTTGTAGGTGGAGTTTTGCTCGCGCGCCTGCTAACTCCCGATGAGTTTGGTCTTTATGGTATCGTCACATTCTTTTTGGCTTTTCTCATCGCATTTGGTGGTACTGGCTTAGCATCTAGCTTAATCCGACAGCCGAGCGAGCCAGACGAGCTGGACTACAGATCGGTGTATGCTGTTCAGCAGATCTTTGTTGTCATTTTGGCGGTGGCTTTGTGGGCTGCTTCACCATGGATTGCTCAATTGTACCGGTTGTCACCGGATAGCGCATGGGTATTTCGCCTGGTTGCCGCATCGTTACTGATGACATCTTTCATGGTAATCCCACAGGTACGCCTTGAGCGCCGCCTGGCGTTTGACCGGCTTGCGCTTGTGGAGATAACCCAAGCCCTTGTCTACAACACCACGGCGGTATTTCTGGCCTGGCGAGGTTATGGGCCACTATCTTTTGCTATAGCGCTGTTGCTTCGCTCGACTGCTGGAGCAATCCTGGCAAATTGGATCAGCCCCTGGAAAATGGGGTGGAGTTGGGACTGGAGTAGAGCTCGCAAACATTTAGGGTTTGGCTTGTTTCTACAAGGAGGACAGGTCGTATCTCTAATTAAGGACTCGATTACTCCTGTCTTCGTTGGTCTTTATTTAGGGGCTGGGTCGGTAGGTTACATCAATTGGGCCCAGATGGTCGCAAACTACTCTGTAATGACCCTAATGGTGTTTCAGCGCCTATATATGCCTCTGTTTGCCCGGCTTCAACATGATCGAGTATTGCTGACCAGAGCGGTTGAGAGAGTACTGTTTGCAACCAATGCTCTCACAGCCCCTATTTCCATCCTTACTCTAGTTCTCATAGAGCCCATCACCCGAATAATATTCGGGGAGAAATGGCTGGCAGCCCTGCCAATTTTCTACCTACTTTCGCTTGCCAACTTGGTGGTGGCCACGTCAACCCCATTACAGGGTTTACTCAACGCTTTGGGTAGATCCAAAACAACATTTTTGTTCACGGTTATATGGGCCCTTCTCACCTGGTTTCTAGGCCTCCCGCTCATTCACTGGTTTGGGGCTCTGGGCTTTGCTTTGGCGAACGTAGGTGTTCAGCTTAGCAATTTTGGACTTTTCGTGGTTGCCCAAAGGCTGGTTGCGGTTAAGCTTTGGCGTGCAGCCTCCCTGCCTTGGGTTCTGGCCATTTTGGTGGGAATGGGAATTTACCTTTTGGAGCTACTCGTTAACATACAAAACTTGTATGCCTTAGTGGGGGTGTTTGCTTTGGGGTTAGGGGTATACTCAGGACTTGTGGTTTGGAGTCGGGGAGAGGAATTGCGAAAGATTTACACGTTCTTTGGGAAGGGTGATAACGGTGGAAGACAGGGCTAA
- a CDS encoding HI0074 family nucleotidyltransferase substrate-binding subunit, giving the protein MDRLAQRLSIARKALETLAELPLEPSADAVIRDAAIQRFEYTLEAVWKAAQLYLRECEGIDLASPKGVVRACYEAEARWGMQMVDDRNLTAHTYNEELAKLIFSRLPGHLALMRRLLEALGRNV; this is encoded by the coding sequence ATGGATCGGTTAGCCCAGAGGCTCTCTATCGCCCGCAAAGCCCTAGAAACCCTGGCGGAGCTGCCGCTGGAGCCTTCTGCGGACGCCGTGATTCGCGATGCAGCCATCCAGCGTTTCGAGTACACCCTGGAGGCCGTGTGGAAAGCTGCCCAGCTTTACCTTAGGGAGTGCGAAGGGATAGACTTGGCCTCGCCTAAGGGCGTGGTGCGGGCTTGCTATGAAGCCGAGGCGCGTTGGGGCATGCAGATGGTAGACGACCGGAATTTGACTGCTCATACCTACAACGAGGAGCTTGCCAAGCTCATCTTCTCTCGTCTACCCGGTCATCTGGCCCTTATGCGCCGCCTCCTCGAGGCCCTGGGGAGGAATGTGTGA
- a CDS encoding nucleotidyltransferase family protein, with protein sequence MRVYLFGSAARGALRRGSDLDVGILPLAPLPVGLLSQLRERLEESNLLFRVDLVDLSQAPPELVRRVETEGVRWIG encoded by the coding sequence GTGCGGGTTTACCTCTTCGGCTCGGCAGCCCGCGGAGCCCTGCGCCGGGGTTCCGACCTGGACGTGGGTATACTGCCGCTGGCTCCCCTTCCGGTAGGCCTGCTGTCCCAACTGCGGGAGCGCTTGGAGGAATCGAACCTGCTGTTTCGGGTGGACCTGGTAGACCTTTCGCAGGCTCCGCCGGAACTGGTGCGGCGCGTAGAGACCGAGGGAGTGCGATGGATCGGTTAG
- a CDS encoding nucleotidyltransferase domain-containing protein: MGWLEAVRERLGAMGVERVYLFGSHARGTATRRSDLDLLVLWETDLPPLERIGQVLWALRDLPFAVEAVILTPQEFANRRELPFLRGVMKEAKLIYECGETAA; this comes from the coding sequence GTGGGCTGGCTCGAGGCGGTACGGGAACGCTTGGGTGCAATGGGGGTGGAGCGGGTTTACCTCTTTGGCTCCCACGCGCGGGGCACGGCCACCCGGCGCTCCGACCTGGACCTCCTCGTGCTCTGGGAGACCGACCTGCCCCCCCTGGAGCGCATCGGCCAGGTGCTCTGGGCGCTGCGCGACCTTCCCTTTGCGGTGGAAGCGGTGATCCTCACCCCGCAGGAGTTTGCAAACCGGCGCGAGCTGCCCTTCCTGCGGGGGGTGATGAAGGAGGCTAAGCTCATCTATGAGTGTGGAGAAACAGCGGCGTGA
- a CDS encoding nucleotidyltransferase domain-containing protein, with amino-acid sequence MPVISLRSSTLRWPRRDEVFSALEAWVRTLEIPGLLAVGVFGSYARGDYGVGSDLDLLLILNSSPHSFERRIALLPLESLPVPAEALVYTVEEWCALPRQSPRLAKTLEREAVWIWGQAGFC; translated from the coding sequence ATGCCGGTGATATCCTTGCGTTCGTCCACGCTCAGATGGCCCCGCCGGGATGAGGTTTTTTCGGCCTTAGAGGCTTGGGTTCGCACCCTGGAAATCCCCGGTCTGTTGGCAGTAGGGGTGTTTGGCTCTTATGCCCGGGGGGATTACGGGGTGGGCAGCGACCTCGATCTTCTCCTTATCCTAAACTCCAGCCCCCATTCCTTTGAGCGACGCATAGCCCTGCTTCCTTTGGAAAGCCTGCCGGTGCCTGCGGAGGCGCTGGTCTACACTGTAGAGGAGTGGTGCGCGCTGCCCCGGCAAAGCCCTCGCCTAGCCAAGACCCTCGAGCGCGAGGCGGTCTGGATATGGGGGCAGGCAGGCTTCTGCTAG
- the galE gene encoding UDP-glucose 4-epimerase GalE → MSMRVLVVGGAGYIGSHTAKALHQAGYTPVVFDNLSMGHRWAVKWGPLVEADLGDQPAIVRALEDHRIEAVVHFAANAYVGESMQNPAKYFRNNVVGTLNLLEAMHQAGVRQVVFSSSCATYGLPQRLPIPEEHPQDPINPYGESKLMGEKMLRWFGECHGLRWVSLRYFNAAGADPEGELGEVHDPETHLIPLVIEAVLGKRPPVQVFGTDYPTPDGTAIRDYIHVTDLAEAHVRALQYLQDGGASTALNLGTGKGHSVREVIRMVEAVSGRAVPFTLAPRRPGDPPELVADAAKAERVLGWRAGRSFEDIVETAWRWHSRPSPDWSMLRR, encoded by the coding sequence ATGAGCATGCGGGTCTTGGTGGTAGGAGGGGCGGGCTACATCGGCAGTCACACGGCCAAGGCCCTGCACCAAGCCGGGTACACCCCGGTGGTCTTCGACAACCTGAGCATGGGGCATCGCTGGGCGGTGAAGTGGGGACCTCTGGTGGAGGCCGATCTGGGCGATCAGCCCGCGATTGTGCGGGCGCTCGAGGATCACCGTATCGAGGCGGTGGTTCATTTTGCGGCCAACGCCTACGTGGGTGAGTCCATGCAAAACCCCGCCAAGTATTTCCGCAACAACGTGGTGGGAACCCTCAACCTGCTCGAGGCCATGCACCAGGCCGGGGTGCGGCAGGTGGTCTTTTCCTCTTCCTGTGCCACCTATGGCCTCCCCCAACGGCTGCCCATCCCCGAGGAGCATCCCCAAGACCCCATCAACCCCTACGGCGAGTCCAAGCTCATGGGCGAGAAGATGCTGCGCTGGTTTGGGGAGTGCCACGGCCTGCGCTGGGTCTCTTTGCGCTACTTCAACGCCGCCGGGGCCGATCCCGAGGGGGAACTGGGCGAGGTGCACGACCCGGAAACCCACCTCATCCCGCTGGTGATCGAGGCGGTCTTGGGGAAGCGGCCTCCGGTACAGGTGTTTGGCACCGACTACCCCACCCCCGACGGCACCGCCATCCGCGACTATATCCACGTGACCGACCTGGCCGAGGCCCACGTGCGTGCCCTGCAATACCTGCAAGATGGTGGGGCTTCTACCGCGCTCAACCTGGGCACCGGGAAGGGGCACAGCGTGCGGGAGGTCATTCGCATGGTTGAGGCGGTGTCTGGGCGGGCAGTGCCGTTCACCCTGGCCCCCCGGCGGCCCGGGGATCCGCCCGAACTGGTGGCGGATGCGGCCAAGGCAGAGCGGGTGCTGGGCTGGAGGGCTGGCCGGAGCTTTGAGGACATCGTGGAGACTGCCTGGCGCTGGCACAGCCGCCCCAGCCCGGACTGGAGTATGCTGAGGCGGTGA
- a CDS encoding NAD-dependent epimerase/dehydratase family protein, which produces MRILLTGAAGFVGSHLAERLLREGHQVLGVDNFCTGGRHNLGYLIPFGGFSFLEADAARPLEVAGDFDWVMHLASPASPPRYLKRPLETLLVNAEGTRHLLDLARARGAAFFLASTSEVYGDPQVHPQPEGYWGHVNPIGPRSVYDEAKRYAEALTLAYHRVYGLPTRIVRIFNSVLADEYLFFFNDSEAHLETAQAYAERLGLAPGVPREVLVPAFDPNTLRLELKRAAYFIGHPVQQEAYEVRLRYGRTVKVTGDHSLFVRGPDGRPVAKPVRELKPGDYVAVPARLPVLERDLEVLDLAQIFASLDGSPQWLWRWAVRHPSFSHRIEAERERIHEIALSQGRFRGANARNSAVCATKRWMRQGLVPLAVLQALGWEIPDGAEFGLYGDSHLWLPNRVRVTDDLLWLFGLYLAEGGAYGDKGRYFITFSSDDAFIRRAKGILETHFRVRVKYVPPASHRAPGIYVHSKALYILFTRALGLRKRIPPWVFQLPLSRLKHFLEGYRCGDGTHSGKKLGNELVFDTASEEIAYGLVYLLLRFGIVASVGRHESWVGKKLTATKRFPFYRVTVCALDNFDLLSWDRGVRQKLDARREGDIVWSQVKEVRPCLVTATVYDFSVPGAENFVAGNGVFCHNTYGPRMDPEDGRVVTNFITQALRGEPLTIYGDGSQTRSFQYVDDLVEGIVRLMGVDYPGPVNLGNPEEYTMLELAELVRELTGSKAGLEFRPLPQDDPKQRRPDIRLARELLGWEPRVPVREGLLRTIAYFKAEGV; this is translated from the coding sequence ATGCGCATCCTGCTCACCGGCGCTGCCGGTTTCGTGGGCAGCCACCTGGCCGAACGCCTGCTCCGGGAAGGGCACCAGGTCCTGGGGGTGGACAACTTCTGTACCGGAGGGCGGCACAACCTCGGGTACCTCATCCCCTTCGGGGGCTTCAGCTTTCTCGAGGCCGACGCCGCGAGGCCGCTCGAGGTGGCGGGAGACTTCGACTGGGTGATGCACCTGGCCTCTCCGGCCTCCCCTCCCCGCTACCTGAAGCGGCCCCTCGAGACCCTTTTGGTCAACGCCGAGGGCACCCGGCACCTGCTGGACTTGGCTCGAGCGCGTGGAGCAGCCTTCTTCCTGGCCTCGACCAGCGAGGTCTACGGCGACCCGCAGGTCCATCCCCAGCCCGAGGGGTACTGGGGCCACGTCAACCCCATCGGCCCCCGCTCGGTCTACGACGAGGCCAAGCGCTACGCCGAGGCCCTCACCCTGGCCTACCACCGGGTGTATGGCCTTCCCACCCGTATTGTTCGCATATTCAACAGCGTCCTTGCGGACGAGTACCTCTTTTTCTTCAACGATAGCGAGGCCCATCTGGAAACGGCCCAAGCCTATGCCGAGCGGTTGGGCTTGGCCCCGGGGGTTCCCAGGGAAGTCCTGGTACCCGCCTTTGATCCGAACACCCTTCGGCTAGAGCTTAAGCGGGCCGCGTACTTCATCGGACACCCGGTCCAGCAGGAGGCCTATGAGGTTCGCCTGCGCTACGGCCGCACCGTCAAGGTAACGGGGGACCATAGCCTCTTTGTCCGGGGCCCCGACGGAAGGCCCGTGGCCAAGCCTGTTCGGGAGCTTAAGCCAGGGGACTACGTGGCCGTGCCCGCCCGTCTCCCCGTTTTGGAGCGGGACCTCGAGGTCCTGGACCTTGCCCAAATCTTCGCCTCTTTAGACGGCTCTCCGCAGTGGCTGTGGCGCTGGGCGGTGCGCCATCCTTCCTTTTCCCACCGCATTGAGGCAGAAAGGGAGCGTATTCACGAGATAGCCCTAAGCCAGGGGCGTTTCCGGGGAGCCAACGCTCGCAACTCCGCCGTTTGCGCCACGAAGCGGTGGATGCGCCAAGGGCTTGTTCCCCTCGCCGTGCTCCAGGCCTTGGGCTGGGAGATACCCGACGGGGCGGAGTTTGGCCTCTACGGAGACTCCCACCTCTGGTTGCCCAACAGGGTGCGGGTGACAGATGACCTCTTGTGGCTTTTCGGCCTGTATCTGGCGGAGGGAGGGGCGTATGGGGACAAGGGCAGGTACTTCATCACCTTTTCCTCCGACGATGCCTTTATCAGGAGAGCCAAGGGCATCCTGGAAACCCATTTCAGGGTAAGGGTGAAGTATGTCCCTCCCGCTTCCCACCGTGCTCCAGGGATTTACGTCCACTCCAAGGCCCTTTACATCCTTTTCACCCGCGCTCTAGGGCTAAGGAAGCGGATTCCCCCCTGGGTGTTCCAGCTCCCCCTTTCCCGCCTGAAGCATTTTTTGGAGGGCTACCGTTGCGGGGACGGCACCCATAGCGGCAAGAAGCTGGGCAACGAGCTTGTGTTTGACACGGCCTCGGAGGAGATCGCCTATGGCCTCGTCTACCTCCTCCTCCGCTTCGGCATTGTGGCCAGCGTGGGCCGCCACGAGTCCTGGGTGGGCAAAAAGCTTACCGCCACCAAGCGGTTTCCTTTTTACCGGGTGACCGTGTGCGCCTTGGACAACTTTGACCTCCTCTCTTGGGACCGAGGCGTGCGTCAGAAGCTAGACGCCCGAAGGGAGGGGGATATCGTCTGGAGCCAGGTCAAGGAGGTCCGGCCCTGCCTTGTCACGGCCACGGTCTACGATTTCTCCGTACCGGGGGCGGAAAACTTTGTCGCTGGAAACGGCGTTTTCTGCCACAACACCTACGGCCCGCGGATGGACCCCGAGGACGGGCGGGTGGTCACCAACTTCATCACCCAGGCCCTGCGGGGCGAACCGCTCACGATCTATGGCGACGGCTCCCAGACCCGCAGCTTTCAATACGTGGACGACTTGGTGGAGGGGATCGTGCGCCTGATGGGGGTGGATTACCCCGGGCCGGTCAACCTGGGCAACCCCGAGGAATACACCATGCTCGAGCTGGCGGAGCTGGTGCGGGAACTGACCGGCAGCAAGGCGGGGCTCGAGTTCCGGCCACTGCCCCAGGATGACCCCAAGCAGCGCCGCCCGGACATACGCCTGGCCCGCGAGCTTCTGGGCTGGGAGCCAAGGGTTCCGGTTCGGGAGGGTTTGCTGCGCACCATTGCCTACTTCAAAGCGGAGGGGGTATGA
- a CDS encoding UDP-glucose/GDP-mannose dehydrogenase family protein, whose protein sequence is MRIAIIGTGYVGLTTGVTLAYAGHEVICVDVDAFKLEKLRQGQAPIYEPGLEELLALARERIQFTEDYAQAIPQAEVVFIAVGTPPLPDGNPDLQYLRQAARSVGAHLGPGFTVVVNKSTVPIGSGNWVESLVQEAYAARNGQKPQGQFAVASNPEFLREGSAIHDSLYPDRVVVGAEDQRALEVLYTLYRPILEQTFTPPAFIPRPEGLQAVPFIATDLASAELIKYAANAFLALKISFINEIAALAERVGADVTQIAKGIGLDARIGTRFLQAGIGWGGSCFGKDTAALIATAQDYGLSMPIVAAAREVNYRQRERIVEKLLAELKILKGRTVGLLGLAFKPHTDDLRDAPALDIARRLLERGVRVRVHDPVAMENAQRLFPDLELRYCADALELAEEADALVLVTEWPQYREWPWERVASRMRRRLLLDGRNFLDKAALARLGFRYVGVGVSEPLVQKVEG, encoded by the coding sequence ATGAGAATCGCCATCATTGGAACAGGGTATGTAGGCCTTACTACAGGGGTGACCCTGGCCTACGCGGGTCATGAGGTCATCTGCGTAGATGTGGACGCGTTCAAGCTGGAGAAGCTGCGCCAGGGGCAGGCTCCTATCTACGAACCGGGCCTCGAAGAACTGCTGGCTTTGGCCCGGGAGAGGATACAGTTTACCGAAGACTATGCCCAGGCCATTCCCCAGGCGGAGGTGGTGTTTATCGCCGTGGGCACACCCCCCTTGCCCGACGGCAATCCCGATCTGCAGTACTTGCGCCAGGCCGCCCGCTCGGTGGGGGCACACCTAGGCCCAGGGTTTACCGTGGTGGTCAACAAGTCCACCGTGCCCATCGGCAGCGGGAACTGGGTAGAGAGCCTGGTACAAGAAGCCTATGCAGCGCGCAACGGCCAAAAACCCCAGGGGCAGTTCGCGGTGGCTTCCAACCCCGAGTTCTTGCGCGAGGGCTCGGCCATCCACGATAGCCTCTACCCCGACCGGGTGGTGGTAGGGGCCGAGGATCAGCGCGCACTCGAGGTGCTCTACACCCTCTACCGGCCCATCCTCGAGCAGACCTTCACCCCCCCCGCGTTCATCCCCCGCCCCGAGGGGCTGCAGGCGGTGCCCTTCATCGCCACCGACCTGGCCTCGGCGGAGCTGATCAAATACGCGGCCAACGCGTTCTTGGCCCTCAAGATCAGCTTCATCAACGAGATCGCGGCGCTGGCCGAGCGGGTAGGGGCCGATGTGACCCAGATCGCCAAGGGTATCGGCCTCGATGCCCGCATCGGCACCCGCTTTCTCCAGGCGGGCATCGGCTGGGGCGGGAGCTGCTTTGGCAAGGACACCGCGGCCCTCATCGCCACCGCCCAGGATTACGGCCTTTCCATGCCCATCGTGGCCGCGGCCCGCGAGGTCAACTACCGCCAGCGCGAGCGGATCGTGGAGAAGCTGTTGGCCGAGCTGAAGATCCTCAAGGGCCGCACCGTTGGCCTCTTGGGGCTGGCCTTCAAGCCCCATACCGACGATCTGCGCGATGCCCCCGCCCTGGATATCGCCCGTAGGCTCCTCGAGCGAGGGGTGCGGGTGCGGGTGCACGACCCCGTTGCCATGGAAAATGCCCAGCGCCTCTTCCCCGACTTGGAGCTGCGCTACTGTGCGGATGCTCTCGAGCTCGCCGAGGAGGCCGACGCGCTGGTCTTGGTCACCGAGTGGCCCCAGTACCGCGAGTGGCCCTGGGAGCGGGTGGCTTCGCGCATGCGCCGCCGGCTGCTGCTGGATGGGCGGAACTTCCTCGACAAGGCTGCCCTGGCCCGCCTGGGCTTCCGCTATGTGGGCGTAGGGGTGTCGGAGCCCTTGGTGCAGAAGGTGGAAGGCTAA
- the rfbB gene encoding dTDP-glucose 4,6-dehydratase yields the protein MMVTGGAGFIGSNYVHYALEAHPEWEMVVFDKLTYAGNLENLEPVRSRIEFVQGDIADPEAVREALAGVEAVVNFAAESHVDRSLLDPRPFVKTNVEGVLVLLEEARKAGVRRFLQVSTDEVYGDLSGTSHHSLEADPLRPRSPYAASKAAAEHLVYSYGISYGLDVVVTRGSNTYGPYQYPEKIIPLFITNALEDKPLPLYGDGSALRDYMHAYDHASGIDLVLHRGNSGEAYNLGAREQVPGTRVARRVLELLGKPPTLVKFVADRPGHDYRYSVDPSKAEALGWVRRYTFEEGLARTVQWYLENRGWWERLRSQRHHQELMQRWYASR from the coding sequence GTGATGGTGACGGGAGGGGCCGGGTTTATCGGTTCCAACTACGTGCATTACGCCCTCGAGGCCCATCCCGAGTGGGAGATGGTGGTCTTCGACAAGCTCACCTACGCGGGCAACCTGGAGAACCTCGAGCCAGTGCGTTCCCGCATCGAGTTCGTCCAGGGCGATATCGCCGACCCCGAGGCGGTCCGCGAGGCCCTCGCCGGGGTGGAGGCGGTCGTGAACTTCGCCGCCGAGAGCCACGTAGACCGCTCCCTCCTCGACCCCCGACCCTTCGTCAAGACCAACGTGGAGGGCGTCCTGGTGCTTTTGGAGGAAGCCCGCAAGGCCGGAGTCCGCCGCTTCCTCCAGGTCTCCACCGACGAGGTCTACGGCGACCTCTCGGGCACCTCTCATCACTCCCTCGAGGCCGACCCCCTGCGCCCCCGCAGCCCCTACGCAGCCAGCAAGGCCGCCGCCGAGCACCTGGTGTATAGCTACGGGATCAGCTACGGCCTGGACGTGGTGGTGACGCGGGGCTCCAACACCTATGGCCCCTACCAGTACCCCGAGAAGATCATCCCGCTCTTCATCACCAACGCCCTCGAGGACAAACCCCTGCCCCTCTACGGCGACGGTTCGGCGCTGCGCGACTACATGCACGCCTACGATCACGCCAGCGGTATCGACCTGGTGCTGCACCGGGGGAACTCGGGCGAGGCTTACAACCTGGGGGCCCGCGAGCAGGTACCCGGCACCCGGGTGGCGCGGCGGGTGCTCGAGCTGTTGGGCAAGCCACCCACGCTGGTCAAGTTCGTAGCGGACCGCCCCGGCCACGACTACCGTTACTCCGTAGACCCTTCCAAGGCCGAGGCGCTGGGCTGGGTGCGCCGCTACACCTTCGAGGAGGGCCTGGCCAGGACGGTGCAGTGGTACCTAGAAAACCGGGGCTGGTGGGAGCGACTACGTTCCCAGCGCCATCACCAGGAGCTGATGCAGCGCTGGTACGCCAGCCGATGA
- a CDS encoding dTDP-4-dehydrorhamnose 3,5-epimerase family protein produces the protein MMLDPDVFASLRIQRYDPQPEIAGAWHQPLRKHRALEGAFMEHLRLEGGQVEGLPVGFELRQVSVSWAVPGRINAFHLHPKRPQDELWCVIEGELKVWLVDVRKDSPTLGNRRAYLLSGEAPALLYIPSGVAHGYRAGVRGATLIYAMNSQFDPQDPNEGRLPWDYFGAELWEEDRG, from the coding sequence ATGATGCTTGACCCTGACGTATTCGCCTCCCTCCGCATCCAACGCTACGATCCCCAGCCCGAGATCGCCGGGGCGTGGCACCAGCCCCTGCGCAAGCACCGCGCGCTCGAGGGGGCCTTCATGGAACACCTGCGGCTGGAGGGGGGCCAAGTAGAAGGCCTGCCGGTGGGCTTTGAGCTGCGGCAGGTCTCGGTCTCCTGGGCGGTGCCGGGGCGGATCAACGCCTTTCACCTCCACCCCAAGCGCCCCCAGGACGAGCTGTGGTGCGTGATCGAGGGCGAGCTCAAGGTGTGGCTGGTGGACGTGCGCAAGGATTCTCCCACCCTGGGGAACCGGCGGGCCTACCTGCTCTCCGGAGAGGCCCCGGCGCTGCTCTACATCCCCAGCGGGGTGGCCCACGGCTACCGCGCGGGGGTTCGTGGGGCGACCCTGATCTACGCCATGAACAGCCAGTTCGACCCCCAGGACCCCAACGAGGGCCGCCTGCCCTGGGACTATTTCGGCGCTGAACTATGGGAGGAAGACCGTGGCTAG
- a CDS encoding sugar nucleotide-binding protein — MGPILMTGGSGRLGRALRALMPGIVAPPRRELDVTDPESVRAALERHQPKVFLHAAAYTDVARAERERAACWRVNVEGTRNVVRALQGSGVFLVHISTDYVFWGDRGGYREDDPMGPVRNHYALSKLVAEEVVRVLPRHLVIRTSFRPSPWPYPVAYTDLYTSQDYLEVIAPEVALALEHLGQIPFDTLHIATERKSAYELARRTREDVLPGLRADSPVALPEDISLDNRRWQSLKREWRR; from the coding sequence ATGGGCCCGATCCTCATGACCGGAGGCAGCGGGCGCCTGGGCAGGGCGTTGCGCGCCCTGATGCCCGGGATCGTGGCCCCGCCCCGCCGCGAGCTCGACGTCACCGACCCCGAGAGCGTGCGAGCTGCGCTCGAGCGCCACCAGCCCAAAGTCTTCCTCCACGCGGCGGCCTACACCGACGTGGCCAGGGCCGAACGCGAGCGCGCGGCCTGCTGGCGGGTCAACGTGGAGGGAACCCGCAACGTCGTGCGGGCCCTCCAGGGGAGTGGCGTCTTCCTGGTCCACATCTCCACCGACTACGTCTTCTGGGGCGACCGCGGCGGCTACCGCGAGGACGACCCCATGGGCCCGGTGCGCAACCACTACGCCCTCTCCAAGCTCGTCGCCGAGGAGGTCGTGCGCGTCTTGCCCCGACACCTGGTCATCCGCACCTCCTTCCGCCCCTCGCCCTGGCCCTACCCGGTGGCCTACACCGACCTCTACACCAGCCAGGACTACCTGGAGGTCATCGCCCCGGAGGTGGCCCTGGCCTTGGAACACCTGGGACAGATCCCCTTCGACACCCTGCACATCGCCACCGAACGCAAATCGGCCTACGAGCTGGCCCGCCGCACCCGGGAGGACGTGCTACCAGGGCTGCGCGCGGACTCGCCGGTGGCGCTTCCCGAGGACATCTCCCTCGACAATCGGCGCTGGCAAAGCCTCAAGCGCGAATGGAGAAGATGA